Proteins encoded by one window of Candidatus Obscuribacterales bacterium:
- a CDS encoding DUF309 domain-containing protein: protein MSVNQNELFPNIPPLLIKGIEEFNSQSYFDCHETLETLWGTQNGAEKLLSQAIIQFAVAYYHWRRLNFQGAESLFKRGLSKIEQAKIDQTASSAYPIDIQDLVDQIVSDMPIVIAGKTLTKFPVIRFL from the coding sequence ATGAGTGTAAACCAGAACGAATTGTTCCCGAATATTCCCCCACTGCTTATTAAGGGAATTGAAGAATTTAATAGCCAGAGCTATTTTGACTGTCACGAGACCCTGGAAACCCTTTGGGGCACTCAAAATGGGGCAGAAAAGCTCTTAAGTCAGGCAATTATCCAGTTTGCCGTTGCCTACTACCACTGGCGGCGCTTAAATTTTCAAGGAGCTGAGAGCCTATTTAAGCGTGGACTATCGAAAATTGAGCAAGCAAAAATCGACCAGACGGCATCTTCTGCTTACCCGATTGATATTCAAGACCTAGTAGATCAAATAGTAAGCGATATGCCAATAGTGATTGCGGGGAAAACACTAACCAAATTCCCGGTGATAAGATTTCTGTAG